Proteins found in one Brachyspira murdochii DSM 12563 genomic segment:
- a CDS encoding SanA/YdcF family protein produces the protein MKILKNRYKKKISEIKNNKYIIKETVKNKSFFNKFINYIIFIFLSACKFIPEIIILSLLLISSLYLSVSLYSKKYIYSSIEDIPYNDVALVLGTSKYLHNGKINMYFKFRMDAAYELYKSGKVKYILVSGDNRYRSYNEPRQMRLDLIKLGVNKKHIFLDFAGFRTRDSIIRANKVFDLTNFTIVSQPFHNERAILIARQKKIDAIAYNAHNVRKLYRLRQFPREVGARALMFIDILLNRPPKFYGDIIKIEEQQNTIINKSNKFDKS, from the coding sequence ATGAAGATATTAAAAAACAGATACAAGAAAAAAATATCAGAGATAAAAAATAATAAATATATTATAAAAGAAACTGTTAAAAACAAATCTTTTTTTAATAAATTTATTAATTATATCATTTTTATATTTTTATCAGCATGTAAATTTATACCAGAAATTATAATACTTTCTCTCTTATTGATATCATCATTATATTTATCAGTATCATTATACTCAAAAAAATATATATACTCTTCTATAGAAGACATACCATACAATGATGTAGCATTGGTACTTGGAACAAGCAAATATCTGCATAACGGAAAAATAAATATGTACTTCAAATTCAGAATGGATGCTGCTTATGAATTATATAAAAGCGGAAAAGTAAAGTATATACTTGTAAGCGGTGATAACAGATACAGATCATACAATGAACCCAGACAAATGCGTCTTGATTTGATAAAATTAGGTGTAAATAAAAAACATATATTCCTTGATTTTGCAGGATTTAGAACTAGAGATTCTATTATAAGAGCCAATAAAGTTTTTGATCTTACCAATTTTACTATAGTCTCTCAGCCTTTTCATAATGAAAGAGCAATACTTATAGCAAGACAGAAAAAAATTGATGCAATAGCATATAATGCACACAATGTACGAAAACTATATAGATTAAGACAATTTCCAAGAGAAGTAGGAGCTAGGGCTTTAATGTTTATTGATATTTTATTAAACAGACCTCCAAAGTTTTATGGAGATATAATCAAAATAGAAGAACAGCAAAATACTATTATAAATAAAAGCAATAAATTCGATAAATCATAA